One window of the Hyalangium minutum genome contains the following:
- the rplM gene encoding 50S ribosomal protein L13 — protein MSQSTYSAKAGDIKREWHLVDVSDKVLGRAASQIATLLKGKHKPTYTPSIDTGDHVVVINASKVKVTGTKEKDKMYYRHPRAGFPGALKITNLEKLRSRHPEDIIINAVRRMLPRNALGRQMMTKLKVYAGDTHPHAAQKPAAREVEA, from the coding sequence ATGTCGCAGAGTACGTACAGCGCGAAAGCAGGGGACATCAAGCGCGAGTGGCACCTGGTGGATGTCTCGGACAAGGTCCTGGGCCGCGCCGCTAGCCAGATCGCCACGCTGCTGAAGGGCAAGCACAAGCCGACGTACACCCCGTCCATCGACACGGGGGACCACGTCGTCGTCATCAACGCCTCCAAGGTGAAGGTGACGGGGACGAAGGAGAAGGACAAGATGTACTACCGCCACCCGCGGGCCGGTTTCCCGGGTGCGCTGAAGATCACCAACCTCGAGAAGCTGCGTTCGCGGCACCCTGAGGACATCATCATCAACGCCGTGCGCCGCATGCTTCCGCGCAACGCGCTGGGCCGCCAGATGATGACGAAGCTCAAGGTCTACGCAGGCGACACCCACCCCCACGCCGCGCAGAAGCCTGCCGCGCGCGAGGTCGAGGCGTAA
- the rpsI gene encoding 30S ribosomal protein S9 has protein sequence MPINPENGFYATGRRKEATARVWLKAGDGSVTINGRDINNYFGRETSKMVLFQPLEILEQKGKIDLTVNVKGGGLSGQAGAIRHGIARALCAFNPEFRPMLKKAGFLTRDARAVERKKYGQPGARRRFQFSKR, from the coding sequence ATGCCTATCAATCCTGAGAATGGTTTCTACGCCACCGGCCGCCGCAAGGAGGCCACCGCCCGCGTGTGGCTGAAGGCCGGTGACGGCTCCGTGACGATCAACGGCCGCGACATCAACAACTACTTCGGCCGCGAGACCTCCAAGATGGTGCTGTTCCAGCCGCTGGAGATCCTCGAGCAGAAGGGCAAGATCGACCTGACCGTGAACGTGAAGGGCGGCGGTCTGTCGGGCCAGGCGGGCGCCATCCGCCACGGCATCGCCCGCGCGCTGTGCGCCTTCAACCCGGAGTTCCGTCCGATGCTGAAGAAGGCCGGCTTCCTGACCCGCGATGCTCGCGCGGTCGAGCGCAAGAAGTACGGTCAGCCGGGCGCGCGCCGCCGGTTCCAGTTCTCCAAGCGCTAG
- a CDS encoding type IV pilus twitching motility protein PilT, whose product MELNEILQIALRGGASDIHLKAGLPPMFRVDGSLVPLKDGKRLPPEEVARMAFGIMNEFQKEKFKASNEVDLAYGVPGLGRFRVNIFQQRGTIGAVLRVIPFKVMTIKDLLLPPILEKIVGEERGLVLVTGTTGSGKSTTLAAMIDHINANETNHIMTVEDPIEFLIRDKRSIINQREVGVDTLSFSQALKSALRQDPDVILVGEMRDYETIETALHAAETGHLVMSTLHTLDATETINRIVSAFPPHQQKQVRLQLASVLKAVVSQRLIPRADGKGRVAAVEVLRVTARVRELIEDKDRTKEIHDAIAQGFDTYGMQTFDQSLMGLVRNGLVSYEEAHRQATNPDDFALRFSGISGTADSKWDNFDGKAGESRPVPGTAQFAQKGQPGAGAAPAAGARPGVPATPAPGGARPPPPPPQAAGGAARPPAAGGARPPPPPPGAGGDDDFSIERF is encoded by the coding sequence ATGGAACTCAACGAGATTCTTCAGATCGCACTTCGAGGCGGCGCCTCGGATATTCACTTGAAGGCCGGACTTCCGCCCATGTTCCGCGTGGATGGCTCCCTCGTGCCTCTGAAGGACGGCAAGCGTCTGCCGCCGGAGGAAGTGGCGCGCATGGCGTTCGGCATCATGAACGAGTTCCAGAAGGAGAAGTTCAAGGCCAGCAACGAAGTGGACCTGGCGTACGGAGTTCCGGGCCTGGGCCGCTTCCGCGTGAACATCTTCCAGCAGCGCGGCACCATCGGCGCCGTGCTCCGCGTCATCCCCTTCAAGGTGATGACCATCAAGGACCTGCTGCTGCCGCCCATCCTCGAGAAGATTGTGGGTGAGGAGCGCGGTCTCGTCCTCGTCACGGGGACGACGGGTTCGGGTAAGTCCACGACGCTCGCGGCGATGATCGATCACATCAACGCGAACGAGACCAACCACATCATGACGGTGGAGGACCCGATCGAGTTCCTCATCCGCGACAAGCGCTCGATCATCAACCAGCGCGAGGTGGGTGTGGACACGCTGTCGTTCTCGCAGGCGCTGAAGAGCGCGCTGCGCCAGGACCCGGACGTCATTCTCGTGGGCGAAATGCGTGACTACGAGACCATTGAAACGGCGCTCCACGCGGCGGAAACGGGCCACTTGGTGATGTCGACGCTGCACACGCTGGACGCGACGGAGACGATCAACCGCATCGTGTCGGCGTTCCCTCCGCACCAGCAGAAGCAGGTGCGCTTGCAGCTGGCGTCGGTGCTCAAGGCGGTGGTGAGCCAGCGTCTGATTCCGCGCGCGGACGGCAAGGGCCGTGTGGCGGCGGTGGAAGTGCTGCGCGTGACGGCGCGCGTGCGCGAGCTCATCGAGGACAAGGACCGCACGAAGGAGATCCACGACGCGATTGCGCAGGGCTTCGACACGTACGGGATGCAGACGTTCGACCAGTCGCTGATGGGGCTGGTGCGCAACGGGCTGGTGTCCTACGAGGAGGCGCACCGGCAGGCGACGAACCCGGACGACTTCGCGCTGCGGTTCTCGGGCATCAGCGGGACGGCGGACTCGAAGTGGGACAACTTCGACGGCAAGGCGGGCGAGTCCCGTCCGGTGCCGGGCACGGCGCAGTTCGCGCAGAAGGGCCAGCCGGGTGCCGGCGCGGCTCCGGCGGCGGGAGCGCGGCCGGGAGTGCCGGCGACTCCGGCTCCGGGTGGAGCGCGTCCTCCGCCTCCTCCGCCTCAGGCGGCGGGTGGAGCGGCTCGTCCTCCGGCCGCGGGTGGAGCGCGTCCTCCGCCTCCGCCTCCGGGCGCGGGCGGTGACGACGACTTCAGCATCGAGCGGTTCTGA
- a CDS encoding membrane dipeptidase, with protein sequence MRRLTGLVPWSCLTLSFASVLALSQGCNPVTEDELQDSASLEAPTGEVAQQVAVPGFAELHHHMFAEEAFGGGWFHGSHTGTLVSCDGGAPESDHARVRMDLSNMLNLCPNSGSVNLSGVPILSAFFGVGGAAASEFIGKIEGTEGDTGLHLGRMNVPNEWPRWDTIAHQQAWEGSLQKAYQGGLSLVTISLVSNEFLCKALPYQNLKRPCDEMVDVDVQLQMARDFDARTSWAEIALSPAHARQIIASGKLAMVLSIESSKLFGTKDWRAELSRVYSLGVRSLQPVHQLDNRFGGAAPHNAIFQAAQFLENCHIDTDCGLTGNGFTLGFDVDSSCRNVKGLTADGKSLVQEMMARGMLIDVAHMSERSVQDTFVLSQANTYYPLYISHGHFREVMNPELAATEKTTPSWVVKYLRQTGGMFGLRTAHDETRTYTKTTVANSCHGSTRSLAQAYEYGRQGLKVPMGFGADLNGFIQQVRPRFGNYGACSAGFRAEADAQMNQQRQTGPARLGTDFDVYGLAHVGLLPDVVRDLKNLGVNTTGLEGSAEKFIQMWERANSARTGMADAALDIDTSGVAAYVPKATREAQYPMTCGKSYAPNSKLIGDTCRFNAECVSGACNAIDGCSGLNGTCICDGDNDCTTTQYCGWGLNAGTCQNKKARGALCSAGRECLSGKCSWLMCT encoded by the coding sequence ATGCGGAGACTGACTGGCCTTGTCCCCTGGAGTTGTCTGACCCTCTCATTCGCCTCGGTGTTGGCGCTGAGCCAGGGCTGCAACCCGGTGACAGAGGATGAACTGCAGGACTCGGCTTCGCTCGAGGCCCCCACGGGAGAAGTGGCGCAGCAGGTGGCGGTGCCGGGCTTCGCGGAGCTGCACCACCACATGTTCGCGGAGGAGGCCTTTGGCGGCGGCTGGTTCCACGGCAGCCACACCGGCACGTTGGTGAGCTGCGACGGTGGCGCGCCCGAGAGTGATCATGCGCGCGTCCGCATGGACCTGAGCAACATGCTCAACCTCTGCCCCAACTCGGGGAGCGTGAACCTGAGCGGCGTGCCCATCCTCTCGGCGTTCTTTGGGGTGGGCGGTGCGGCGGCCTCGGAGTTCATCGGGAAGATCGAGGGCACGGAGGGCGACACGGGCCTGCACCTGGGGCGCATGAACGTGCCGAACGAGTGGCCGCGCTGGGACACGATCGCGCACCAGCAGGCGTGGGAGGGCTCGCTGCAGAAGGCGTATCAGGGGGGCCTGTCGCTGGTGACCATCTCCCTGGTGAGCAACGAGTTCCTCTGCAAGGCGCTGCCGTACCAGAACCTCAAGCGTCCGTGTGACGAGATGGTGGACGTGGACGTGCAGCTGCAGATGGCGCGGGACTTCGACGCGCGGACGTCGTGGGCGGAGATTGCGCTGTCTCCGGCGCATGCGCGGCAGATCATCGCGTCGGGCAAGCTGGCGATGGTGCTGTCCATCGAGTCGAGCAAGCTGTTCGGGACGAAGGACTGGCGAGCGGAGCTGAGCCGGGTGTACTCGCTGGGGGTGCGCTCGTTGCAGCCGGTGCACCAGCTGGACAACCGGTTTGGCGGGGCGGCGCCGCACAACGCCATCTTCCAGGCGGCGCAGTTCCTGGAGAACTGCCACATCGACACGGACTGCGGGCTGACGGGGAACGGCTTCACGCTGGGGTTCGACGTGGACTCGAGCTGCCGCAACGTGAAGGGACTGACGGCGGATGGGAAGTCGCTGGTGCAGGAGATGATGGCGCGCGGCATGCTCATCGACGTGGCGCACATGTCCGAGCGGAGCGTGCAGGACACGTTCGTGCTGTCGCAGGCAAACACGTACTACCCGCTGTACATCTCGCACGGGCACTTCCGGGAGGTGATGAACCCGGAACTGGCGGCGACGGAGAAGACGACGCCGTCGTGGGTGGTGAAGTACCTGCGGCAGACGGGCGGCATGTTCGGTCTGCGCACGGCGCATGACGAGACGCGGACGTACACGAAGACGACGGTGGCGAACAGCTGCCACGGGTCGACGCGCTCGCTGGCGCAGGCGTACGAGTACGGCCGCCAGGGCCTGAAGGTGCCGATGGGGTTTGGCGCGGACCTGAACGGGTTCATCCAGCAGGTGCGGCCGCGGTTCGGGAACTACGGGGCATGCTCGGCGGGGTTCCGTGCGGAGGCGGACGCGCAGATGAACCAGCAGCGGCAGACGGGTCCGGCGCGGCTGGGGACGGACTTCGACGTGTACGGCCTGGCGCATGTGGGGCTGCTGCCGGACGTGGTGAGGGACCTGAAGAACCTGGGGGTGAACACGACGGGGCTGGAGGGCTCGGCGGAGAAGTTCATCCAGATGTGGGAGCGTGCGAACAGCGCGCGCACGGGGATGGCGGATGCGGCGCTGGACATCGACACGAGCGGAGTGGCGGCGTACGTGCCGAAGGCGACGCGCGAGGCGCAGTACCCGATGACGTGTGGCAAGTCTTACGCGCCGAACTCGAAGCTGATCGGAGACACGTGCCGCTTCAACGCGGAGTGCGTGAGCGGGGCGTGCAACGCCATTGATGGCTGCAGCGGGCTGAACGGCACGTGCATCTGCGACGGGGACAACGATTGCACGACGACGCAGTACTGCGGCTGGGGCTTGAACGCAGGCACCTGCCAGAACAAGAAGGCGCGAGGCGCGCTGTGCTCCGCGGGCCGCGAGTGCCTCTCGGGCAAGTGCAGTTGGCTGATGTGCACCTGA